From the Zea mays cultivar B73 unplaced genomic scaffold, Zm-B73-REFERENCE-NAM-5.0 scaffold_381, whole genome shotgun sequence genome, one window contains:
- the LOC118475014 gene encoding senescence-specific cysteine protease SAG39 encodes MVSTGFRYENVSVDAIPATIDWRTNGAVTPIKDQGQCGCCWAFSAVAATEGIVKISTGKLISLSEQELVDCDVYGEDQGCEGGLMDDAFKFIIKNGGLTTESNYPYTAADGKCKSGSNSAANIKGYEDVPTNDEAALMKAVANQPVSVAVDGGDMTFQFYSGGVMTGSCGTDLDHGIAAIGYGKTSDGTKYWLMKNSWGTTWGENGYLRMEKDISDKKGMCGLAIEPSYPTE; translated from the exons ATGGTCTCTACCGGATTTAGGTATGAGAATGTTAGCGTTGATGCGATTCCAGCGACTATCGACTGGAGGACCAATGGTGCAGTCACTCCGATCAAGGATCAAGGGCAATGTG GTTGCTGCTGGGCATTCTCGGCCGTGGCAGCCACAGAAGGCATCGTGAAAATTAGCACTGGCAAGCTCATCTCTCTCTCAGAACAAGAATTGGTGGATTGCGATGTCTATGGTGAGGATCAGGGTTGTGAGGGTGGCCTGATGGACGATGCATTCAAGTTTATCATCAAGAATGGAGGGCTAACAACGGAGTCCAACTATCCATACACGGCTGCAGATGGCAAGTGCAAGAGTGGATCGAATAGTGCTGCAAACATCAAGGGCTACGAGGATGTGCCAACCAACGATGAGGCTGCCCTAATGAAGGCCGTGGCAAATCAGCCCGTGTCGGTGGCAGTGGACGGTGGAGACATGACATTTCAGTTCTACTCTGGTGGTGTGATGACTGGATCATGTGGTACTGACTTGGACCACGGGATTGCAGCCATTGGTTATGGAAAGACCAGTGATGGAACCAAGTATTGGCTCATGAAGAACTCATGGGGCACGACATGGGGTGAGAATGGTTACCTGAGAATGGAGAAGGATATTTCAGACAAGAAAGGCATGTGCGGACTAGCTATAGAACCTTCCTATCCCACTGAGTAG